ATCAAGGTGGCGCAGCGCGTGCCCATTCGCATTGCGGTCGAATCCTGCCCCGACCTGTCTCTGGGCCCGGGTCTTTCCGTGGAGATCCGTATCCACACTTCCAGGGACAGGGTGTCCTCTGGGGCTGTGGCCGCAGATCATGAATAATTCTCCCGATTCTGACATTTATCGCTGGTTTGTGCTCGGCATCGTCATGGTGGGCACGCTTTCTGTCATGTTGAATTCCAGCATTGTCAACGTGGCTCTGCCGCACATGATGAGTGCTTTTAGTGTCAACCGCAACCAGATTGAGTGGGTTTCGACTGGATTCATGCTGGCCGGCGCCGTGGCTATGCCGGCGGTGGGCTGGGGGGTGGGACGCCTGGGCCACAAGAACCTTTACCTTGGGGCCCTGGCCCTGTTTACCTTCGGCTCCGTGGCCTGCGCCTTTGCCTGGAGCTACAATGCCTTGATCGTGGCGCGGGTGATTACGGCCGTTGGCGCCGGCGCCCTCCAGCCGGTGAGCATGGCTATGGTGGCGGATTTGTTTGAACCCCATGAACGTGGCAAAGCCCTCGGAATTTGGGGAACCGGCGTCATGATCGGCCCGGCGTTTGGCCCGACTCTGGGCGGCTATCTGACCGAATGGTTCGGCTGGCGGGCTATCTTTTCGGTCAACCTCCCCATCGGACTGGTGACCTTGCTGGTTGGAGCGGCCATCATTAAAAGCGATAGATCGGTGCCGCGCCTGCGCCTCCCATTTGACTGGTGGGGGTTTTTCTTCCTGTCCATGGCCTTGGTCAGCGGGCTCCTGGCCCTTTCCAAGGGACAGGAAAAAGGCTGGGGGTCAACCTATATTCTGACCTGCTTTGCCTTAACCATCATCGGACTGACCTTATTCGCGGCCATCGAAAGCGCGATTAAGCATCCCCTTCTGGACTTGTCCCTCTTCCGCTACTTCAATTACTCGCTCAGCATGATCCTGGGAGTCTTTCGGTCGGTGGGCCTTTTTGGCGGGTTATTCCTGCTTCCGATTTTTCTTCAAAATCTCGCCGGGTATACTGTCATTCAGGCCGGATTATGGGTGATGCCCGCCGGGATTGTGATCGGCGTTGTGATGCCTCTGGCCGGATGGATGGCTGACCATTACAGCCCGCGCTGGCTGGTGACTTTTGGCACGGCTGTCGCCGGTTTTGCTTTAATCATGTATGGATACCTCGATCCCCTTTCAGGCGCAGGTATGATCATCGGCTGGCAGGTGGTGCGCGGCGTGGGCCTGGCCTTGATGATGGCGCCACTTATCACCGTGGCTATTAACTCGGTACCCCCGAACAAAGTGGCCGAAGCCTCCAGCTTTCTCAACGTGGGCCAGCGAGTAGGCGGTTCGTTTGGGATTGCGTTGCTCAATACCTATGTCACCAATTCCATTATCGGCCACAGCGCGCGTCTTGGTGAACTTATGGGCATGCGCTCAGAGGTGTTTCATTACTTCACCCTCCATGTCTCACAGGCGCTCTCCAGGCATATGCAAGGGATGCCTTCAACCGATTCTGCGAGGGAGGTGATGACCTCCATGGTGCTCAGGCACGCTCCCGGTCTGCCAGCGGGTGAATATGGACAGGGGCTGCTCCTGTCATTGAACGCGATCTTCCACCGGGCCAGCGTGATGGGATTCGACAATGGGTTTGTACTTGCCGGCTTGATCGTGTTGGCCGGGGTTCCTCTGTGCCTGCTGTTAAAGCCGGGCTGGTACCAGGAGAGCGGCAGCCAGGTCAGCGAGTCAGGAAAATTCTTAGGAGGATGAACCTGAGAATGCATTTTGAGGCCGCAGCTCAATGTCATTCATGTCAGGCCGCGGGGAATCGCTTTTCCCTTGACATCTTTTTTTAAACGGAATTAGACATACACATATCTCAAAAAGAGGGGATTAACAGTCGTTGTAAAGATGGTCTTGAGGTATTAAGCGGTTGAGGGATCAACCACAAAGGCAGGTAGCCTAAATCCAATTAGGTGGACGGCTGCTATTTGAAACCGGATTCCTGTCCTAATCTAAAAGGAGAATCAAAATGGGAGAGCGCCTTAAGGATAAAATAGCGATTGTTGTTGGAGCGGGTCAGACCCCGGGCGATACGATTGGGAATGGCAGAGCCATTGCAGTGCTTTTTGCGCGCCAGGGCGCCAAGGTTATGCTGGTTGATCGCCGTCTGGATTCCGCGTTTAAGACAAAGGCCATGATTGACGAGGAAGGCGGGGAGTCTTTTGCTTTTGAAGCAGATATTACGAAGATTGAGGATTGCCAGGGCCTGGTCGAGAAATGTGTCGAAGTTCACGGCCGGATTGATGTGCTTGTAAATAACGTCGGCATCGGTCAGGGGGACAGAGGGCCGGTCAAGCTCACCGAGGAGGTCTGGGACAGAATTTTCAATGTGAACCTGAAGGGAATGTTTCTGACGTGTAAGTTCGCCCTGCCCGTGATGGAGAGGCAGGGGAGCGGTTCCATTGTCAATAGCTCTTCTGTGGCCGCCGTTGCTAACTCACCCATGCTGGCCTACAAGGCCTCAAAGGCCGGGGTGAACGCCTTAACTCATTTGATCGCCATGCGGTATGCCAGAAAGGGGATCCGCGCCAATGTAGTCATGCCAGGGCTGATGAATACCCCTATTGCCATTGAAGGCACCACCCAGGCTCTGGGCATTGATAAGGAAGAATTGATCAGGACGAGAAATGATCAGGTTCCTTTGAAAGGGGGCATGGGAGACGCCTGGGATACCGCATATGCAGTGCTTTTCCTG
The Deltaproteobacteria bacterium DNA segment above includes these coding regions:
- a CDS encoding DHA2 family efflux MFS transporter permease subunit; translated protein: MNNSPDSDIYRWFVLGIVMVGTLSVMLNSSIVNVALPHMMSAFSVNRNQIEWVSTGFMLAGAVAMPAVGWGVGRLGHKNLYLGALALFTFGSVACAFAWSYNALIVARVITAVGAGALQPVSMAMVADLFEPHERGKALGIWGTGVMIGPAFGPTLGGYLTEWFGWRAIFSVNLPIGLVTLLVGAAIIKSDRSVPRLRLPFDWWGFFFLSMALVSGLLALSKGQEKGWGSTYILTCFALTIIGLTLFAAIESAIKHPLLDLSLFRYFNYSLSMILGVFRSVGLFGGLFLLPIFLQNLAGYTVIQAGLWVMPAGIVIGVVMPLAGWMADHYSPRWLVTFGTAVAGFALIMYGYLDPLSGAGMIIGWQVVRGVGLALMMAPLITVAINSVPPNKVAEASSFLNVGQRVGGSFGIALLNTYVTNSIIGHSARLGELMGMRSEVFHYFTLHVSQALSRHMQGMPSTDSAREVMTSMVLRHAPGLPAGEYGQGLLLSLNAIFHRASVMGFDNGFVLAGLIVLAGVPLCLLLKPGWYQESGSQVSESGKFLGG
- a CDS encoding SDR family oxidoreductase is translated as MGERLKDKIAIVVGAGQTPGDTIGNGRAIAVLFARQGAKVMLVDRRLDSAFKTKAMIDEEGGESFAFEADITKIEDCQGLVEKCVEVHGRIDVLVNNVGIGQGDRGPVKLTEEVWDRIFNVNLKGMFLTCKFALPVMERQGSGSIVNSSSVAAVANSPMLAYKASKAGVNALTHLIAMRYARKGIRANVVMPGLMNTPIAIEGTTQALGIDKEELIRTRNDQVPLKGGMGDAWDTAYAVLFLASDEAKYITSVVLPVDGGLSGKIGR